In Ascaphus truei isolate aAscTru1 chromosome 5, aAscTru1.hap1, whole genome shotgun sequence, one genomic interval encodes:
- the THAP5 gene encoding THAP domain-containing protein 5 isoform X1 produces the protein MTRYCALFCCKNRRGRAAGEQRKVSFYPFPLNDKERLQKWLRNMKQSKWHPSKHQVLCSDHFTQDSFNIRWGIRYLKPSAVPTIFSMMQDPYRSHLNENSVADTWEVVEMKQSSSGSIDSYLPISNSSNESDGSDFRPFYLKSLTDGVTIAADESKELHCQQTKQVYKMSSFQIMDSESYHTSLENIFNSTIADLDSKHYEMCFEHDQADDILTENSITFDSHFRGIQQSDEESLVLNTITQTIGQLDAYEESVITIIVPGGISEKQPMLTSSLISDEQQFTNLENLELKDFCKDSDSGNEMLQTEHSYCRQHFDRDHLWEKIAKLHYKITHLEIQEKATLSRLESLEAIIRHLKQKNLLSEEKLRIVESCYNSFDVTMVQ, from the exons ATGACGAGATACTGCGCACTCTTCTGCTGCAAGAACCGGAGAGGGCGGGCGGCCGGAGAGCAGCGCAAAGTGTCCTTTTACCC GTTTCCTCTAAATGACAAAGAAAGACTTCAGAAATGGTTGCGAAACATGAAACAAAGCAAGTGGCATCCCAGCAAGCATCAGGTCTTATGCAGTGATCATTTTACCCAGGACTCCTTTAACATCAGATGGGGTATACGATATTTGAAACCTAGTGCTGTGCCAACTATTTTTTCTATGATGCAG GACCCATATCGGTCTCACCTGAATGAAAACTCGGTGGCAGACACATGGGAAGTTGTGGAGATGAAACAAAGTTCTTCAGGCTCAATTGATTCTTATCTCCCAATTAGCAATTCATCAAATGAATCAGATGGCAGTGACTTCAGACCATTTTACCTAAAGAGTCTGACAGATGGAGTTACTATTGCAGCTGATGAGTCAAAAGAGTTACATTGTCAACAGACCAAACAAGTTTATAAAATGTCATCCTTTCAGATAATGGACTCTGAGTCATATCATACTTCACTggaaaatatatttaatagcaCAATAGCAGATTTGGACTCAAAACATTACGAAATGTGTTTTGAGCATGACCAAGCAGATGATATTTTGACTGAAAATTCAATTACGTTTGATTCACATTTCAGGGGTATACAACAATCTGATGAAGAATCCCTTGTGCTCAATACTATTACGCAAACTATTGGACAATTGGATGCATATGAAGAATCTGTTATTACAATCATTGTACCAGGTGGGATTTCTGAAAAACAGCCTATGTTGACCAGTTCATTAATTTCTGATGAACAACAATTCACGAATCTAGAAAATCTTGAATTGAAAGACTTTTGCAAAGATTCCGACAGTGGTAATGAAATGTTACAAACTGAACATTCATACTGCAGGCAACATTTTGATAGAGATCATCTCTGGGAAAAGATTGCCAAGTTGCATTATAAAATAACACACCTTGAAATACAGGAAAAAGCAACCTTGTCCCGTCTAGAATCACTTGAGGCAATTATTAGACATTTAAAGCAGAAGAATTTGTTATCTGAAGAAAAGCTAAGGATTGTAGAAAGCTGTTATAACTCCTTTGACGTTACTATGGTGCAATAA
- the THAP5 gene encoding THAP domain-containing protein 5 isoform X2 translates to MKQSKWHPSKHQVLCSDHFTQDSFNIRWGIRYLKPSAVPTIFSMMQDPYRSHLNENSVADTWEVVEMKQSSSGSIDSYLPISNSSNESDGSDFRPFYLKSLTDGVTIAADESKELHCQQTKQVYKMSSFQIMDSESYHTSLENIFNSTIADLDSKHYEMCFEHDQADDILTENSITFDSHFRGIQQSDEESLVLNTITQTIGQLDAYEESVITIIVPGGISEKQPMLTSSLISDEQQFTNLENLELKDFCKDSDSGNEMLQTEHSYCRQHFDRDHLWEKIAKLHYKITHLEIQEKATLSRLESLEAIIRHLKQKNLLSEEKLRIVESCYNSFDVTMVQ, encoded by the exons ATGAAACAAAGCAAGTGGCATCCCAGCAAGCATCAGGTCTTATGCAGTGATCATTTTACCCAGGACTCCTTTAACATCAGATGGGGTATACGATATTTGAAACCTAGTGCTGTGCCAACTATTTTTTCTATGATGCAG GACCCATATCGGTCTCACCTGAATGAAAACTCGGTGGCAGACACATGGGAAGTTGTGGAGATGAAACAAAGTTCTTCAGGCTCAATTGATTCTTATCTCCCAATTAGCAATTCATCAAATGAATCAGATGGCAGTGACTTCAGACCATTTTACCTAAAGAGTCTGACAGATGGAGTTACTATTGCAGCTGATGAGTCAAAAGAGTTACATTGTCAACAGACCAAACAAGTTTATAAAATGTCATCCTTTCAGATAATGGACTCTGAGTCATATCATACTTCACTggaaaatatatttaatagcaCAATAGCAGATTTGGACTCAAAACATTACGAAATGTGTTTTGAGCATGACCAAGCAGATGATATTTTGACTGAAAATTCAATTACGTTTGATTCACATTTCAGGGGTATACAACAATCTGATGAAGAATCCCTTGTGCTCAATACTATTACGCAAACTATTGGACAATTGGATGCATATGAAGAATCTGTTATTACAATCATTGTACCAGGTGGGATTTCTGAAAAACAGCCTATGTTGACCAGTTCATTAATTTCTGATGAACAACAATTCACGAATCTAGAAAATCTTGAATTGAAAGACTTTTGCAAAGATTCCGACAGTGGTAATGAAATGTTACAAACTGAACATTCATACTGCAGGCAACATTTTGATAGAGATCATCTCTGGGAAAAGATTGCCAAGTTGCATTATAAAATAACACACCTTGAAATACAGGAAAAAGCAACCTTGTCCCGTCTAGAATCACTTGAGGCAATTATTAGACATTTAAAGCAGAAGAATTTGTTATCTGAAGAAAAGCTAAGGATTGTAGAAAGCTGTTATAACTCCTTTGACGTTACTATGGTGCAATAA